A portion of the Parasteatoda tepidariorum isolate YZ-2023 chromosome 5, CAS_Ptep_4.0, whole genome shotgun sequence genome contains these proteins:
- the LOC107454752 gene encoding speckle-type POZ protein, which yields MSVYTGKYIFSWSIENFFSYFFESEEQLISPEFQIEPFKGTKWIVLFSKSRTSYNRYISCVLKRSESCDRREKLEIGTTVELIGSSRKLYSCNVPKIYKFAKGDLATLIPDTCINGQIVADEKYSGDVMTIRLVMLSKEFNGTQDIECIARTKVGGDQYSFEWKFAEESFPQCKTFPCFLGMQVALEVNSVLNDSVSVLIKRTKQNSDSQFLQCKISFIDVDGTKIGSRRSAGWFPSRADEWKFVSTITKNFLKEQYEANSFVTLLCECHISNGTLPTELKYIQSDIIAESSVHTLQGDFQRMYLEEILSDVKLRVLDETFLAHKCVLCARSPVFLAMFSQNMTEKETSFVDISDVDPKTFGLFLKFLYMGETEFKTYEDALKLLLCADRYQVLSLKEYCSSFLISDLCEINACQILVVADMVAMNLLKASAIRRIEAHVARIFKSANWINVLEHHPRLATEVLSILSSELVK from the coding sequence ATGAGTGTCTACacgggaaaatatattttttcctggagcattgaaaactttttttcctactttttcgAAAGCGAAGAGCAGCTAATAAGTCCTGAATTCCAGATCGAACCATTTAAAGGCACGAAGTGGattgtattattttctaaatctaGAACTTCGTATAATAGATACATCTCCTGTGTTTTGAAAAGAAGCGAATCTTGCGATAGACGCGAGAAACTGGAAATAGGTACCACTGTTGAGCTAATTGGCTCATCCCGAAAACTCTATTCGTGCAACGTACCTAAGATTTACAAATTTGCAAAAGGAGATCTAGCTACTTTAATTCCTGATACATGCATCAATGGGCAAATTGTGGCTGACGAAAAGTATTCTGGTGATGTTATGACTATCCGCTTGGTAATGCTAAGCAAAGAGTTTAATGGTACTCAAGATATTGAATGCATTGCTCGAACAAAAGTTGGTGGCGATCAGTATTCTTTTGAGTGGAAATTCGCTGAGGAGAGCTTCCCTCAATGTAAGACATTCCCATGTTTTCTAGGGATGCAAGTTGCTTTAGAGGTtaattctgtattaaatgatTCTGTCAGTGTTTTGATTAAAAGAACCAAACAAAATTCTGATTCTCAATTTTTGCAGTGTAAAATCTCTTTCATAGATGTCGATGGTACTAAAATAGGCTCTAGAAGGTCTGCCGGATGGTTTCCTTCAAGAGCAGATGAATGGAAATTTGTTTCAACcattacaaagaattttttaaaggaacaatATGAAGCCAACAGCTTTGTTACTTTGCTGTGTGAATGCCATATCTCAAATGGAACTTTGCCCACAGAACTTAAATACATTCAGAGCGATATAATTGCAGAATCATCCGTTCACACTTTGCAAGGGGATTTTCAGCGGATGTATTTGGAAGAAATTCTGAGTGATGTTAAATTGAGGGTTCTTGATGAAACATTCTTGGCACATAAATGTGTTCTGTGCGCTCGCTCTCCCGTTTTCTTAGCCATGTTCAGTCAAAACATGACCGAAAAGGAAACCAGTTTTGTTGACATATCAGACGTGGATCCCAAAACATTCGGGCTGTTCCTTAAATTCTTATACATGGGAGAAACAGAGTTCAAGACTTATGAAGACGCCTTGAAGTTATTGTTGTGCGCTGATAGGTACCAAGTTCTTTCGTTAAAAGAGTATTGTTCTTCTTTCTTGATTTCGGATTTGTGTGAGATAAACGCGTGCCAAATACTCGTTGTTGCCGATATGGTGGCGATGAATCTATTGAAAGCATCCGCTATACGGCGTATCGAAGCTCATGTTGCGAGAATATTTAAATCGGCAAATTGGATTAACGTTTTAGAACATCATCCTAGACTAGCAACTGAGGTATTGTCGattttgtcttctgaattagtcaaataa